A single region of the Anaerolineales bacterium genome encodes:
- a CDS encoding tetratricopeptide repeat protein has protein sequence MYLNTPKRYRKTRRRLFNFRWLWLYILFPVIIIPAMLLWQFRGQISGDVGRWVERNIKFNVNPPTPTATIPAVDLQTRLVSYIQSGNMKNAISTLTSLASARPNDLDAYTRLTKMILFRDDSPKAREEALRAAEGALNANPEAADGWIMVAMALNALDRPSEALPYLLRARDFDTRDPWLLAVLADTYDAIGRGSRALGLVEESLEAAKATAASQNGNNVVVIAYANVVKGKILLASSGEQAIRAFEEGWRVAQQDSQMPIGYIAQWLWSYYFNVNDFQKITDSLDLATARDKDDPINAYLLGRTYIKAGDPNRAIISLERCRDLDPDQVKCLRWLGTMMFRQENYQRAAELGLRAIELGTTDVGAYLVAGSALAYNGRCGEAVSVLQAGLNLAQTQGSSADWVAQFRDALRSCGAGNNVFATPTPGQ, from the coding sequence ATGTACCTAAACACGCCCAAACGCTACCGTAAAACCCGCCGCCGTTTGTTCAACTTCCGCTGGCTGTGGCTCTATATTTTATTTCCGGTGATCATCATTCCAGCGATGCTTTTGTGGCAGTTTCGTGGGCAGATCAGCGGCGATGTGGGGCGTTGGGTAGAACGAAATATCAAATTCAACGTGAATCCCCCCACCCCAACGGCGACGATCCCCGCTGTTGACCTCCAAACACGCCTGGTCAGTTATATCCAATCGGGGAACATGAAAAATGCTATCTCCACACTGACCAGTCTCGCCAGCGCCCGCCCCAATGATCTTGATGCCTATACCCGTCTGACGAAAATGATCCTTTTTCGAGACGACAGCCCCAAAGCCCGTGAGGAGGCACTCCGCGCCGCAGAGGGCGCTCTGAACGCCAATCCCGAAGCGGCTGATGGGTGGATCATGGTGGCGATGGCGCTGAATGCCCTAGATCGCCCAAGTGAGGCGCTCCCCTACCTGCTCCGCGCCCGCGATTTTGACACCCGCGATCCCTGGCTGCTGGCGGTCTTAGCAGATACCTATGACGCCATAGGGCGCGGCAGTCGCGCTTTAGGGTTGGTTGAAGAATCGTTGGAAGCGGCAAAGGCTACAGCCGCCAGCCAGAATGGGAACAATGTCGTTGTTATCGCCTACGCCAATGTGGTGAAGGGGAAAATCCTCTTGGCGTCCAGCGGCGAGCAAGCGATCCGCGCCTTTGAGGAGGGGTGGCGGGTTGCCCAGCAAGATAGCCAAATGCCCATTGGCTACATTGCCCAATGGCTGTGGAGTTACTACTTCAACGTCAACGACTTTCAAAAGATCACCGATTCCCTTGATCTTGCCACCGCCCGCGACAAAGACGATCCGATCAATGCCTACCTTTTGGGGCGCACCTACATCAAAGCGGGCGATCCCAATCGGGCGATCATCAGCCTAGAGCGCTGCCGTGATCTTGACCCCGATCAGGTCAAGTGTTTGCGCTGGCTAGGGACGATGATGTTTCGTCAGGAAAACTATCAACGGGCGGCAGAACTAGGCTTGCGGGCAATTGAATTAGGGACAACCGATGTGGGGGCATACCTCGTCGCTGGCTCAGCGCTTGCCTACAATGGGCGCTGCGGCGAGGCGGTTAGTGTATTGCAAGCGGGGTTAAATCTCGCCCAAACGCAGGGGTCATCTGCAGATTGGGTGGCGCAATTCCGTGATGCCCTTCGATCATGTGGGGCGGGGAACAATGTGTTTGCTACCCCCACGCCCGGACAGTAA
- a CDS encoding GNAT family N-acetyltransferase, which yields MTHTIDLYHPADLPALALCWNDAFGEAWHTSPDLLNIMLSADGSCIARDHFVARVDGQIVGAVITQTQRESERTPHPSGSIAALYVRRDQQRRGIGRDLLSTAIDYLRGIGIRRVVLGGRVPRLFPGIPTNLPAALDFFRTQGWTGEKHVYDLVRDVSEYVTPKTISARLAADKVSILPAASPAEAADALTMQAAEFPGWYDEFAYPIRVGDYRDVLIAREGDGTVVGTLLMCSPDAHPTRGETIWRSVLGAGMGGMNAVGVTKTGRGRGIGLALVARGSAILRSRGARNVLIGWTDLVDFYGKLGYKAWREYLAVSGAV from the coding sequence ATGACGCACACTATTGATCTCTATCATCCAGCGGATTTGCCCGCCCTTGCCCTTTGTTGGAACGATGCCTTTGGCGAGGCGTGGCACACCTCCCCCGATCTGCTAAACATCATGCTCAGCGCCGATGGGTCATGTATTGCTCGTGATCATTTTGTCGCCCGCGTCGATGGCCAGATCGTGGGGGCGGTGATCACCCAAACGCAGCGGGAATCAGAGCGAACGCCGCACCCTTCGGGGAGCATTGCCGCGCTCTACGTCCGGCGCGATCAGCAGCGGCGAGGGATCGGACGGGATTTGCTCTCGACTGCCATTGATTATCTGCGCGGGATTGGGATTCGGCGGGTGGTTCTTGGGGGGCGCGTTCCGCGTTTGTTTCCGGGAATCCCGACGAACTTACCCGCCGCCCTCGATTTTTTTCGGACTCAGGGTTGGACAGGCGAAAAACACGTTTACGATCTGGTACGCGATGTGAGCGAGTACGTGACGCCCAAGACGATCAGCGCACGGTTGGCGGCGGACAAGGTGAGCATCCTCCCCGCCGCATCACCCGCTGAGGCGGCGGACGCCCTGACGATGCAGGCGGCGGAATTTCCCGGCTGGTATGATGAATTTGCCTACCCAATCCGCGTTGGGGATTACCGCGATGTGTTGATTGCCCGTGAGGGGGATGGGACGGTAGTTGGCACGCTGCTGATGTGTTCACCGGATGCGCACCCCACGCGGGGCGAGACAATCTGGCGCTCTGTGTTGGGGGCGGGGATGGGCGGGATGAATGCGGTGGGCGTGACGAAAACAGGGCGAGGGCGGGGGATTGGGTTGGCGCTAGTGGCGCGGGGATCAGCCATCTTGCGCTCACGCGGCGCACGAAACGTCCTCATTGGGTGGACAGATTTAGTCGATTTCTATGGGAAACTCGGCTACAAGGCATGGCGTGAGTACCTCGCCGTGTCGGGGGCTGTTTAG
- a CDS encoding MBL fold metallo-hydrolase, protein MTTTTYRFSIGEIRLMVIADGGDVMGEKHLGTMLNPLSEDVLQAFREGVQPYLFSLSAVYLETGTERILVDAGEGEGSKPRSGHLMDRLREEGIALESITKIMITHCHRDHIGGLLTAEGTPMFPQAEVYICREEWAWWVESGSVPAERTALVKAALSPYGERLHYVSDGDVLAEGVTVLALPGHTPGHCGLMIESNGERLIDIVDAIHLVVQMKFPHVSPKFDTDPTLSAQTRRAILERIAAEGVLTLAYHLPFPSLGHVRQEEEGFAWMPV, encoded by the coding sequence ATGACAACGACAACTTATCGATTTTCTATTGGCGAGATACGGCTCATGGTCATTGCCGATGGTGGCGATGTGATGGGGGAAAAACACTTAGGAACAATGCTGAATCCCCTTTCTGAGGATGTTTTACAGGCGTTTCGAGAGGGCGTACAGCCCTATCTATTCAGCCTGAGCGCCGTTTACCTTGAAACAGGGACAGAGCGCATCCTTGTCGATGCGGGGGAAGGGGAAGGGAGTAAGCCGCGCTCTGGGCATTTGATGGATCGTCTGCGCGAGGAAGGGATTGCCCTGGAGTCGATCACAAAAATCATGATTACCCACTGCCACCGCGATCATATTGGAGGACTTCTCACAGCGGAAGGAACGCCCATGTTTCCCCAAGCGGAGGTTTATATCTGTCGTGAGGAATGGGCGTGGTGGGTAGAGAGCGGCAGCGTACCGGCGGAACGCACCGCATTGGTCAAGGCAGCTTTGTCACCCTACGGGGAGCGGCTGCATTATGTCTCTGATGGGGATGTGCTGGCGGAGGGAGTCACTGTGCTGGCGCTGCCCGGGCATACACCCGGTCACTGCGGCTTGATGATCGAATCAAACGGGGAGCGTCTGATCGATATTGTGGATGCCATTCATCTTGTCGTGCAGATGAAATTTCCTCATGTATCGCCCAAATTTGACACAGACCCAACGCTTTCGGCACAGACACGGCGGGCAATTTTAGAGCGGATCGCGGCGGAAGGCGTCCTCACCCTCGCCTATCACCTCCCCTTTCCCAGTTTAGGGCATGTCCGCCAAGAAGAAGAAGGATTTGCGTGGATGCCCGTATGA
- a CDS encoding ABC transporter ATP-binding protein, which produces MIEARDLTKIYQMGTTEVRALRGVSFDIYAGEMVGIVGQSGSGKSTLLAILGALDVPSSGSYQLDGKEVATLSDDALAAIRNEKIGFVFQKFNLLARNTAQFNVELPLTYAGVPARAARKRAAEVLSLVGLGDRLDHKPNELSGGQQQRVAIARALVNTPSIILADEPTGNLDSQTGEEILELFHKLHEEQKITLIVVTHDPKIAAQCGRVIKLRDGVIIPEDETRPFPKRPSGAAALGA; this is translated from the coding sequence TTGATTGAGGCACGCGATCTGACGAAAATCTACCAGATGGGAACAACCGAAGTCCGCGCCTTGCGGGGCGTCAGCTTCGATATTTATGCTGGCGAGATGGTTGGCATTGTGGGGCAGTCGGGGTCGGGCAAAAGCACCCTTCTTGCCATTCTTGGTGCGTTGGATGTCCCCTCCAGCGGCAGCTATCAACTCGATGGCAAAGAGGTTGCCACCCTCAGCGATGATGCGCTGGCCGCCATTCGCAACGAGAAAATCGGCTTTGTGTTCCAGAAGTTCAACCTTCTTGCCCGCAACACCGCCCAATTCAACGTTGAGCTCCCCCTGACCTATGCCGGTGTTCCGGCGCGGGCAGCACGAAAACGGGCAGCAGAGGTGCTTTCCCTCGTTGGCTTAGGGGATCGCCTTGATCACAAGCCGAACGAACTTTCGGGCGGGCAGCAGCAGCGCGTCGCCATTGCGCGGGCGCTGGTGAACACCCCTTCCATCATCCTTGCTGACGAGCCAACAGGCAATCTGGACAGCCAAACGGGGGAAGAAATCCTCGAACTCTTTCACAAACTCCACGAGGAACAAAAGATCACCTTGATCGTCGTCACCCACGATCCGAAGATCGCCGCCCAATGCGGGCGGGTGATCAAGCTGCGTGATGGCGTGATCATCCCCGAAGATGAGACTCGCCCCTTCCCCAAACGCCCCAGTGGGGCAGCCGCGTTGGGAGCGTAG
- a CDS encoding ABC transporter permease, translating into MRPLQNIRIALDALRANKLRSALTMLGIIIGVGSVVSLLAVGNGAQASILNQINGIGTNLVTIVPGILNLSAGGPPQQAGAVNGQPLTDSDARALAERLIEVVGVAPEFTANGTTVSYKRTSISVAVRSVTPDYLVVRNQTIAEGRWIDSGEVTAASRVVVLGADAAKNLFGELNAIGEKIKINNVPFTVIGTTVKVGGGFAGNPDASVYIPLTTGYRSLFGSRTAYRGMNRVSVIYISAAESANLATVADEATAIVRAMHKIKTDEANDFTVLTQDQFLSIAGAITGILTLFLGAIAGISLLVGGIGIMNISLVSVTERTKEIGLRKAVGAKKRTILTQFLVETVTLSVIGGIIGILIGIGIATLISATGVLQATVTASSVLLAFGFSFFVGLFFGIYPASRAASLQPIEALRYE; encoded by the coding sequence ATGCGCCCACTTCAAAATATTCGCATTGCTCTTGATGCCCTCCGCGCCAACAAGCTCCGCTCTGCCCTGACGATGTTGGGGATCATCATCGGCGTTGGCTCAGTCGTCTCCCTGCTTGCTGTTGGGAACGGAGCGCAGGCGAGCATCCTCAACCAGATCAACGGGATCGGCACGAACCTCGTCACCATTGTGCCGGGGATTTTGAACCTGAGCGCCGGAGGTCCCCCCCAACAAGCCGGCGCGGTGAACGGTCAGCCGCTCACCGATAGCGACGCCAGAGCGCTTGCCGAACGCCTTATTGAGGTCGTTGGCGTCGCCCCTGAATTCACCGCCAATGGGACAACGGTCAGTTACAAACGGACGAGCATTTCCGTCGCGGTGCGTTCTGTCACGCCCGATTACCTCGTCGTCCGCAACCAGACGATTGCCGAAGGGCGCTGGATCGATTCGGGGGAGGTGACTGCCGCCTCGCGGGTTGTTGTCTTGGGCGCAGATGCGGCGAAAAACCTCTTTGGGGAACTCAACGCGATTGGCGAAAAGATCAAGATCAACAACGTCCCCTTCACCGTCATTGGGACAACCGTCAAAGTGGGGGGCGGGTTTGCTGGCAACCCCGATGCCAGTGTCTACATCCCGCTGACGACGGGTTATCGCAGCTTATTCGGCTCACGGACAGCCTATCGGGGCATGAACCGCGTCAGCGTGATCTACATTTCCGCTGCCGAGAGCGCCAACCTCGCCACAGTTGCCGACGAAGCAACGGCAATTGTGCGGGCGATGCATAAGATCAAGACTGACGAAGCGAACGATTTCACCGTCCTCACCCAAGATCAATTCTTGAGCATTGCCGGCGCCATCACGGGTATTTTGACTCTCTTTTTGGGGGCAATTGCCGGAATTAGCTTGCTTGTGGGCGGAATCGGGATCATGAACATCTCTCTCGTCTCCGTCACAGAGCGAACAAAAGAGATCGGCTTGCGGAAGGCGGTGGGGGCAAAGAAGCGCACCATCCTCACCCAATTTTTGGTCGAAACCGTCACCCTCAGCGTGATCGGCGGGATCATTGGTATTTTGATCGGGATCGGCATCGCCACCCTCATCAGCGCGACGGGCGTTCTTCAGGCGACGGTCACTGCCTCATCCGTCCTGCTTGCCTTTGGTTTTTCCTTTTTTGTGGGACTCTTTTTCGGGATTTACCCCGCCAGCCGTGCTGCGAGCTTGCAGCCGATTGAGGCACTTCGTTACGAGTAA